In one window of Poriferisphaera corsica DNA:
- the guaB gene encoding IMP dehydrogenase, with protein MEQKIIADGITFDDVLLVPGRSDVVPGETDLSTQLTRKIRLNIPMISAPMDTVTESQLAIALAQEGGIGIIHKNLAIEEQVREVVKVKRSANGVITDPVTLAPEATCRVVRELMEEQNISGVPITENGQPNGKVVGILTRRDMMFLTDDDRPIREVMTKDRLVTAAPSTTLKDAEQILYKNKVEKLLLVDDNGYLTGLITMRDIAKMNQYPRSCRDQRGRLLVGAAVGVHQYERVEAMIAAGVDVITVDSAHGHSENVIETVREVKKRYDIQIIAGNIATEEGARDLIEAGADAIKVGIGPGSICTTRIVTGIGVPQITAVFNAVKAAKDSGVPIVADGGIKQSGDITKAIAAGANTVMLGSLFAGLDESPGELVIHAGRRYKTYRGMGSQGAMMAGSADRYSQKGVTKRDKLVPEGVEGRVPYRGPLGDFVYQMIGGLRAGMGYCGTRTIDELREKSRFVRVSSAGMVESHPHDIAITRESPNYSAGGMGTLGVD; from the coding sequence ATGGAACAGAAGATTATTGCTGATGGAATCACGTTTGATGATGTGCTGCTCGTGCCAGGCCGAAGTGATGTCGTGCCGGGTGAAACCGATCTTTCGACGCAGCTAACCCGGAAAATTAGGCTTAATATCCCGATGATCTCGGCTCCGATGGATACGGTGACTGAGAGTCAGCTTGCTATCGCATTGGCTCAGGAGGGCGGCATTGGGATTATTCATAAGAATCTAGCGATTGAGGAGCAGGTTCGTGAGGTTGTGAAGGTTAAGCGTAGCGCCAATGGGGTGATTACAGATCCTGTGACACTGGCTCCGGAAGCTACTTGCCGCGTGGTGAGGGAGTTGATGGAAGAGCAGAATATCTCAGGTGTGCCGATCACAGAGAATGGGCAGCCGAATGGAAAAGTGGTTGGGATACTCACAAGGCGGGACATGATGTTCCTGACGGACGATGACCGTCCGATTCGGGAGGTGATGACCAAGGATCGCCTTGTAACGGCAGCACCGAGCACGACACTCAAGGATGCTGAGCAGATTTTGTATAAGAACAAGGTTGAGAAACTGCTTCTTGTAGATGACAACGGGTACTTGACGGGTCTGATTACAATGCGAGATATCGCGAAAATGAATCAGTATCCGCGGTCTTGCCGCGATCAGCGTGGAAGGTTGCTTGTTGGGGCTGCTGTTGGTGTTCACCAATATGAACGCGTTGAAGCGATGATTGCAGCTGGGGTGGATGTGATTACAGTTGACTCTGCACATGGTCACAGTGAGAACGTGATTGAAACCGTGCGTGAGGTAAAGAAACGCTATGACATTCAGATCATTGCAGGGAATATCGCAACGGAAGAGGGTGCAAGAGATTTGATTGAAGCTGGTGCTGATGCGATCAAGGTGGGGATTGGCCCCGGCTCGATCTGCACGACACGCATTGTGACTGGCATTGGTGTGCCTCAGATTACCGCTGTGTTTAATGCGGTTAAGGCAGCTAAGGATTCAGGCGTTCCGATTGTGGCAGATGGTGGTATCAAGCAGAGTGGTGATATTACAAAGGCGATTGCTGCTGGTGCGAATACGGTGATGCTCGGCTCACTTTTTGCAGGGCTTGACGAGTCACCTGGTGAGTTGGTGATTCATGCGGGGCGGCGATACAAGACCTATCGTGGGATGGGCTCACAGGGTGCGATGATGGCGGGAAGTGCGGATCGTTATTCGCAGAAGGGTGTCACCAAGAGAGATAAGCTTGTGCCTGAAGGTGTTGAAGGCCGTGTTCCCTATCGTGGCCCGTTAGGCGATTTTGTTTATCAGATGATTGGCGGCTTACGTGCAGGTATGGGGTACTGTGGTACACGTACGATTGATGAGTTGCGCGAGAAGTCACGGTTTGTACGAGTTAGCTCTGCGGGCATGGTTGAGAGCCATCCGCATGACATTGCGATTACTCGTGAATCGCCCAACTATTCCGCAGGTGGTATGGGTACCTTGGGTGTGGATTGA
- a CDS encoding type II secretion system protein, producing the protein MKRRAFTLIELLVVISIIALLIGILLPALGAARRTARQMQSNTRIRGIHQSMVVHAQSNRSQFAGINSKRQLTLGNDATNPETELSDKFGGDPAARYAILIEGNFFAPEFMISPVEVKKEFDPNADMTDADNLVNADKFSYAMLRIAEAETSGDTRGDKWDGYSQVSAEWKETLNTLAPILGDRNTGKVAVDDGDADNDSGISSIHTEKDGDEWKGSVAWNDNHVSFESDWRPVTKFGKGNQNDSDSLFADGDVEGQVDAPFSGTVNSDKTNDVHDEDAQAAWVFHDFEEYVNQNKAP; encoded by the coding sequence ATGAAACGTCGCGCATTTACGCTCATCGAGCTTCTCGTCGTGATCAGCATTATTGCTTTGCTGATCGGTATCCTTCTGCCAGCTCTCGGTGCTGCCCGCCGTACAGCTCGTCAGATGCAGAGTAACACACGTATTCGTGGTATCCACCAGTCAATGGTCGTGCACGCACAGTCGAACCGCAGCCAGTTTGCAGGTATCAACTCGAAGCGTCAGCTCACTCTGGGTAATGATGCAACGAACCCTGAAACAGAATTGTCTGACAAGTTTGGTGGCGATCCAGCTGCTCGTTATGCGATTTTGATTGAAGGTAACTTCTTCGCACCTGAGTTCATGATCAGCCCTGTTGAAGTTAAGAAGGAATTTGATCCTAACGCTGACATGACAGATGCAGATAATCTGGTTAATGCAGATAAGTTCTCATATGCGATGCTCCGTATTGCAGAAGCTGAAACATCAGGTGATACTCGCGGTGATAAATGGGACGGCTATTCGCAAGTATCTGCTGAATGGAAAGAAACCCTGAATACGCTCGCACCTATTCTCGGTGACCGTAACACTGGTAAAGTTGCTGTTGATGATGGTGATGCAGATAACGATTCTGGTATCAGTTCTATCCATACTGAAAAAGACGGTGACGAATGGAAAGGTTCAGTTGCTTGGAACGATAACCACGTTTCATTTGAATCTGACTGGCGTCCTGTAACTAAGTTTGGCAAAGGCAATCAGAATGATTCTGACAGCTTGTTTGCTGATGGCGACGTTGAAGGTCAGGTTGACGCTCCATTCAGTGGCACAGTCAATTCAGACAAGACAAACGATGTGCATGACGAAGATGCGCAGGCTGCATGGGTCTTCCACGATTTTGAAGAATATGTCAATCAAAACAAAGCCCCATAA
- a CDS encoding chloride channel protein, producing MAHLIQFRNKFHRTMVAAGFQRDWFLIPLAAVIGCFSGLVATGFDHMVTTSSATFFGDIDGTTDIYFRLLLLLVLPSFGGLLVGVIQQFIARTKASHGVPEVMLAMARKHGDIPLKVGIFKAINSSLTIGSGGSAGEEGPVIQIGAVAGSFIARTAKVSREHMATLTGCGAAAGLAGIFNAPISGAIFVLEVMLRDFSMKSFIPIMIATVFGVTTSQLILGGAEGGEAIFNVPAALKDYDLQAIEILPYLGLGVLCGFIGVIYAKGLNFTETLFEKIKTAPFIKPAIGGGLLGIMGIIFVLTFSQPFEGVYKPPAFYSNGYPVVEAMLNPDSYELELEKQAVKQQIKEAKREGKPASELEQLKEAMPTPDTFEITRNSDYPVGKLTLWLLLAACAFKIIGTCLTLGSGGSGGIFAPSLFIGATLGGAFGLSLEYLGLLPADTPAPFALAGMAGVLAGAVRCPLTAFLLVFEITQDYKLILPTMLVSVLATMCAQFFVRDSIYNAQLRHLGLRMGSMSDMTVLRRLEVIDVPPVPAIIVNPEEPATKLIELANTCAATDFVVTDVNNKYLGMIVGQDVRTTLLQQEAIPLMICGELMHSEIPTVHHRDTLDLVLDKFSQYDSATFAVVDQNNTVKGVLTRARLLKKYQRALDEPG from the coding sequence ATGGCACACCTGATCCAATTCCGTAACAAATTTCACCGCACGATGGTCGCCGCCGGCTTCCAGCGTGACTGGTTCCTCATCCCCCTCGCCGCCGTCATCGGCTGCTTCTCAGGACTCGTTGCAACTGGCTTCGACCACATGGTCACCACCTCCTCTGCCACATTCTTCGGCGATATCGACGGCACCACCGACATCTACTTCCGACTCCTCCTCCTTCTCGTCCTCCCATCATTCGGCGGCCTCCTCGTCGGCGTCATCCAACAATTCATCGCACGCACAAAAGCCTCCCACGGTGTCCCCGAAGTCATGCTCGCCATGGCACGCAAACACGGTGATATCCCCCTCAAAGTCGGCATCTTCAAAGCCATCAACTCCTCGCTCACCATCGGCTCCGGCGGATCAGCCGGCGAAGAAGGCCCCGTCATCCAAATCGGCGCAGTCGCTGGCTCATTCATCGCACGTACCGCCAAAGTCTCACGCGAACACATGGCCACACTCACCGGTTGCGGCGCTGCCGCCGGCCTCGCCGGTATCTTCAACGCACCCATCTCCGGCGCAATCTTCGTTCTCGAAGTCATGCTCCGCGACTTCTCCATGAAGTCCTTCATCCCCATCATGATCGCCACCGTCTTCGGCGTCACAACCTCTCAACTCATCCTCGGCGGTGCCGAAGGCGGCGAAGCCATCTTCAACGTCCCCGCGGCTCTCAAAGACTACGACCTTCAAGCCATCGAAATCCTCCCATATCTCGGCCTCGGCGTCCTCTGCGGTTTCATCGGCGTCATCTACGCCAAAGGACTCAACTTCACCGAAACGCTCTTCGAAAAAATCAAAACCGCACCCTTCATCAAACCCGCCATCGGTGGCGGCCTCCTCGGCATCATGGGCATCATCTTCGTCCTCACATTCAGCCAGCCCTTCGAAGGCGTCTACAAACCACCCGCCTTCTACTCCAACGGCTACCCCGTCGTTGAAGCCATGCTCAACCCCGATTCATACGAACTAGAGCTTGAAAAACAAGCCGTTAAGCAGCAGATCAAAGAAGCCAAACGCGAAGGCAAACCCGCCTCCGAACTCGAGCAACTCAAAGAAGCCATGCCCACACCCGATACCTTCGAAATCACACGCAACTCCGACTACCCCGTCGGCAAACTCACGCTCTGGCTCCTCCTCGCTGCATGCGCATTCAAAATCATCGGCACCTGCCTCACCCTCGGTTCCGGCGGCTCTGGTGGCATCTTCGCGCCCTCACTTTTCATCGGCGCCACCCTTGGCGGCGCCTTCGGACTCTCACTCGAATATCTCGGCCTCCTCCCCGCCGACACCCCTGCCCCATTCGCACTCGCAGGCATGGCCGGTGTTCTCGCCGGCGCGGTCCGTTGTCCACTCACCGCCTTCCTCCTCGTCTTTGAGATCACCCAGGACTATAAGCTCATCCTCCCCACAATGCTGGTCTCCGTCCTCGCCACCATGTGCGCTCAATTCTTTGTCCGCGACTCCATCTACAACGCCCAGCTCCGCCACCTCGGCCTCCGCATGGGCTCCATGTCCGACATGACCGTTCTCCGCCGCCTTGAAGTCATCGACGTCCCACCTGTCCCCGCCATCATCGTCAACCCTGAAGAGCCCGCCACCAAGCTCATCGAACTCGCCAACACCTGCGCCGCCACCGATTTCGTCGTCACCGATGTCAACAACAAGTACCTCGGCATGATCGTCGGCCAAGACGTCCGTACAACCCTTCTTCAACAAGAAGCCATCCCCCTCATGATCTGTGGCGAACTCATGCATTCAGAAATCCCAACCGTCCACCACCGCGACACCCTCGACCTCGTCCTCGACAAGTTCTCCCAGTACGATTCCGCCACCTTCGCCGTCGTCGATCAGAACAACACCGTCAAAGGCGTCCTCACCCGCGCCCGCCTCTTAAAGAAATACCAACGCGCCCTCGACGAGCCCGGCTAA
- a CDS encoding ankyrin repeat domain-containing protein — MPKITRDIVGDFIDACELDHDKATRMVQDYPGIMYSTVFMSETPFHFLVTENFINAIRFLIEQGQDINALDEFKSTAFETAVQIDRYEISKLLLKHGADPNQPPSPTGEYPFAKAVMNKNDQIAKLLLEYGANIDLYDSWHILYSLDEQNRDYQPFCQAVNLLPENTDFVAYTKQLLDQPTIPIPKVFTFKTTLIYLTINNHFQAMKYLLQTEQHIYQSQADLDTALIYAAKNNHLNLARLLIDSGANPNACVVVFDHDLSFTYTQNCLNEALQTNHFEMFRFLRDSGANIEHSGDYGKQILPDLDQIIEDSRS, encoded by the coding sequence ATGCCAAAAATCACCAGAGACATTGTCGGCGACTTCATAGATGCTTGTGAACTTGATCACGATAAAGCCACACGAATGGTTCAGGATTATCCAGGAATCATGTATTCAACCGTATTCATGAGCGAGACACCCTTTCATTTCCTCGTCACAGAAAATTTCATTAATGCCATCCGCTTCCTCATCGAACAAGGACAAGACATCAACGCGCTCGACGAATTTAAAAGCACCGCCTTCGAGACCGCTGTTCAAATTGATCGATATGAAATATCAAAACTATTACTCAAGCACGGCGCGGATCCCAATCAACCACCATCCCCTACAGGCGAATACCCTTTTGCCAAAGCCGTAATGAACAAAAACGATCAAATCGCTAAACTTCTACTCGAATACGGAGCCAACATAGATCTCTATGATTCATGGCATATTCTCTATTCGCTGGATGAACAAAACCGTGATTATCAACCCTTCTGCCAAGCAGTAAACCTACTCCCTGAAAATACCGACTTCGTCGCGTACACAAAACAACTTCTTGATCAGCCAACCATACCAATACCTAAAGTTTTCACATTCAAAACAACACTCATTTACTTGACGATCAATAATCATTTTCAAGCCATGAAATACCTGCTACAAACTGAGCAACATATCTATCAATCACAAGCCGACCTTGATACCGCACTCATATACGCAGCCAAAAACAATCACCTAAATCTTGCACGCCTACTCATCGATTCAGGCGCAAACCCAAACGCATGCGTAGTGGTATTTGATCACGATTTATCCTTCACATACACCCAAAACTGCCTCAACGAAGCCCTCCAAACCAACCACTTTGAAATGTTCAGATTCCTCCGCGATAGCGGCGCCAACATCGAGCATAGCGGCGACTACGGCAAACAAATCCTCCCCGATCTCGATCAAATCATCGAAGATTCAAGATCCTAA
- the rnpA gene encoding ribonuclease P protein component has translation MPPAPHTFSFPRAHRLSGNNQFAAVYQAKMRKNAGPIAVLTKPNDLPHNRLGLSVSRKVGNAIIRNRIKRLLRDAYRLTQHDQPKSYDIIIAPRPTRKGTDPKSQILTLVEYQTHLLTALTESHQNWQRRLK, from the coding sequence ATGCCCCCAGCCCCCCACACATTCTCCTTCCCCCGCGCCCACCGCCTCAGTGGCAACAATCAATTTGCAGCCGTATACCAAGCCAAGATGCGCAAAAACGCCGGCCCCATCGCCGTCCTCACAAAACCCAACGACCTCCCCCACAACCGCCTCGGCCTTTCCGTCTCACGCAAAGTCGGCAACGCCATCATCCGCAACCGCATCAAGCGTCTCCTCCGCGATGCCTACCGCCTCACCCAACACGATCAACCCAAATCCTACGACATCATCATCGCTCCTCGCCCCACCCGAAAAGGTACCGATCCTAAATCTCAAATCCTCACACTCGTTGAATACCAAACCCACCTCCTCACTGCCCTCACCGAATCACATCAGAATTGGCAACGCCGCCTCAAGTGA
- the yidD gene encoding membrane protein insertion efficiency factor YidD has protein sequence MIAFLNNLLSRFLIFLVMIYRYTLSPVMGRHCRYQPTCSQYMIDAIKKYGPYRGTYRGIKRIFRCHPFSKHDHYDPA, from the coding sequence ATGATCGCCTTCCTAAACAACCTCCTCTCTCGTTTCCTCATCTTCCTCGTCATGATCTATCGCTACACACTCTCCCCCGTCATGGGCCGCCACTGTCGCTATCAACCCACCTGCTCGCAATACATGATCGACGCTATCAAAAAGTACGGCCCATACCGCGGCACATACCGCGGCATCAAACGCATCTTTCGCTGCCATCCCTTCTCCAAACACGACCACTACGACCCCGCATAG
- a CDS encoding YihY/virulence factor BrkB family protein, protein MPNLTNILTAIKRILSTPVDELSRAQLHLRNTIDLVFFCGRKMKEDRATQMAAALTYRTIFSLVPLTVLALLIFKAFGGFAALGDNTQEGIYNYLGIDFATQTHTPPDKTAASQDVNQTQHLDTAPSPPSNQPLHTSSTNAPPPLTTTTTTTTTTTQTAPSNQTQQTVVTFFENLDDQVSDINLAGFGAIGIAVLIWGAVSLLVTAERSFNTIYQCPAGRSWHMRITIYWAIITLGPVLLFISFFAATQALDFANSIPGLSTLFSLLSTFTALITTWLLLLILYMLMPNTRVAFRPALIGSLVAATLWELGKSGFRLYVTKALSAASLNVALYGSLGLILIFLLWIYITWLIIVFGLEITSTLQLLPGQRLKNHQQQSDANAVLSTEHLLLFLAATAHNFCHAEPTTAQSLAQSLSLSARSIQQLADFLITHHLIHRLDTSDTSVRAFSLAKPPQDIPLSHIIDLAHEQTTSRLKDTPDFPTSRYLNKLIKAQKSATHSQTLADIIAHK, encoded by the coding sequence ATGCCCAACCTCACCAACATCCTCACCGCAATCAAGCGAATCCTCTCCACACCTGTGGATGAACTATCACGTGCACAACTCCACCTCCGCAACACCATTGACCTCGTCTTCTTTTGTGGCCGCAAAATGAAAGAGGACCGCGCCACACAAATGGCAGCCGCCCTCACCTACCGCACCATCTTCTCCCTTGTCCCCCTCACTGTCCTCGCCCTGCTCATCTTCAAAGCCTTCGGCGGCTTCGCCGCACTCGGCGACAACACTCAGGAAGGAATCTACAACTACCTCGGCATCGACTTCGCCACACAAACACATACCCCCCCTGATAAGACAGCAGCTTCCCAAGACGTCAACCAAACCCAACACCTCGACACCGCACCCTCACCACCATCTAATCAACCACTACACACCTCTTCAACGAACGCACCTCCCCCTCTAACCACAACAACCACGACTACGACGACAACAACGCAAACCGCACCGTCCAATCAAACTCAACAAACCGTCGTCACCTTCTTCGAAAACCTCGACGATCAGGTCTCCGATATCAACCTCGCCGGCTTCGGCGCCATCGGTATCGCCGTCCTCATCTGGGGTGCTGTCTCACTCCTCGTCACCGCTGAGCGTTCCTTCAACACCATCTACCAATGCCCCGCCGGCCGATCTTGGCACATGCGCATCACCATCTACTGGGCCATCATCACTCTCGGCCCCGTCCTCCTCTTCATCTCATTCTTCGCCGCAACGCAAGCTCTCGACTTCGCCAACTCCATCCCCGGCCTATCCACCCTCTTCTCCCTACTCTCAACATTCACCGCACTCATCACCACCTGGCTTCTCCTCCTCATCCTCTACATGCTCATGCCCAACACCCGCGTCGCCTTCCGCCCCGCACTCATCGGCTCACTCGTCGCCGCAACCCTCTGGGAACTCGGCAAGTCAGGCTTCCGACTCTACGTCACCAAAGCACTCTCTGCAGCTTCACTCAACGTCGCCCTCTACGGCTCACTCGGCCTCATCCTCATCTTCCTGCTCTGGATCTACATCACCTGGCTCATCATCGTCTTCGGCCTCGAAATCACCTCCACACTCCAACTCCTCCCCGGCCAGCGCCTCAAAAACCATCAACAACAATCTGACGCCAACGCCGTCCTCTCCACCGAACACCTCCTCCTATTCCTCGCCGCCACCGCACACAACTTCTGTCATGCCGAGCCCACGACCGCTCAATCCCTTGCCCAATCCCTCTCACTCTCAGCTCGATCTATCCAGCAGTTAGCCGACTTCCTCATCACTCACCACCTCATCCATCGCCTCGATACCTCCGACACATCCGTACGCGCCTTCTCACTCGCTAAACCACCACAAGACATCCCGCTCTCTCACATCATCGACCTTGCCCACGAACAAACCACCAGCCGCCTCAAAGACACCCCCGACTTCCCCACCTCGCGCTATCTCAACAAACTCATCAAAGCCCAAAAATCCGCCACTCATTCCCAAACCCTCGCCGACATCATCGCCCACAAATAA
- a CDS encoding MFS transporter has protein sequence MPQTSTPSTPSSRRMHFGRYDYAAFSAFLVYAAGSLAIPIALVNIADDLHFPLAEGGLSAGGLLSFARTIPMILTMLICGFLAGHLGKRKSLGLSVAVMSLGIFLCAFAPQYALLFLALAIAGLGEGIIEGLATPFIQNLHEHDQPGRYINFAHGFWSVGVFFTVTIAGLLLTLGVHWRIILAFIALLGLIPTALFLLPQTHKNPYPESTEPYHPKTIINHAKRIVKVPRFWLYFAAMFLAGGGEFGLTFWAASYIQLNFTTTALAGGLGTTCFAGGMILGRTGFGFYLKQHQLPNLITITAALAVIITLLLPYTNSLLPFMLVLFFAGIAAAPHWPSIQSYATDRLPHLNTTMIFILLSCAGIPGCGTVTYLIGYIGSLTGSLHTAFLIIPLCFLIVTLLIGIDWLFLSPKDLTHRTPEPQIKNPPLA, from the coding sequence ATGCCACAAACAAGCACACCATCTACACCCTCCTCTCGCCGCATGCACTTCGGCCGCTACGACTACGCCGCATTCTCCGCATTCCTCGTCTACGCTGCCGGCTCACTTGCCATCCCCATTGCACTCGTCAATATCGCCGACGACCTCCATTTCCCTCTCGCCGAAGGCGGCCTCTCCGCTGGCGGCCTCCTCTCATTCGCACGCACCATCCCCATGATCCTCACCATGCTCATCTGCGGCTTTCTCGCCGGCCATCTCGGCAAACGCAAATCCCTGGGCCTCTCCGTTGCCGTCATGTCTCTCGGCATCTTCCTCTGCGCTTTCGCCCCGCAATACGCACTCCTTTTCCTCGCACTCGCTATCGCAGGCCTCGGCGAAGGCATCATCGAAGGACTCGCCACACCCTTCATCCAAAACCTTCACGAACACGATCAGCCCGGCCGCTACATCAACTTCGCACATGGCTTCTGGTCAGTCGGCGTCTTCTTCACCGTCACCATCGCCGGTCTACTCCTCACCCTCGGCGTACACTGGCGCATCATCCTCGCCTTCATCGCCCTCCTCGGCCTCATCCCCACCGCACTCTTTCTACTCCCCCAAACCCACAAAAATCCATACCCAGAATCCACCGAGCCTTACCACCCCAAAACCATCATCAATCACGCCAAACGCATCGTCAAAGTCCCACGCTTTTGGCTATACTTCGCCGCCATGTTCCTCGCAGGCGGCGGCGAATTCGGCCTCACCTTCTGGGCCGCCAGCTACATCCAACTCAACTTCACAACCACCGCACTCGCCGGAGGACTCGGCACAACCTGCTTCGCCGGCGGCATGATCCTCGGCCGAACAGGTTTCGGCTTCTACCTCAAACAACACCAACTCCCAAACCTCATCACCATCACCGCCGCACTCGCCGTCATCATCACACTCCTACTCCCCTACACCAACTCGCTTCTTCCCTTCATGCTCGTCCTCTTCTTCGCAGGCATCGCCGCCGCCCCACACTGGCCCTCCATCCAAAGCTACGCCACAGACCGGCTCCCCCATCTCAACACCACCATGATTTTCATCCTCCTCTCATGTGCCGGCATCCCCGGCTGCGGCACCGTCACATACCTCATCGGCTACATCGGTTCTCTCACCGGCTCGCTCCACACCGCATTCCTCATCATCCCCCTTTGCTTCCTCATCGTCACCCTCCTCATCGGCATCGATTGGCTCTTCTTATCTCCCAAAGATCTCACCCATCGCACGCCCGAACCTCAAATAAAAAACCCGCCACTCGCGTAA
- a CDS encoding DUF1643 domain-containing protein, which yields MTRTLTPAATPIPPLLQSTARFSDCRKYRYTLHRIWEPEKPYCMFVGLNPSTADEIQNDPTVRRCIGYAIDWGFGGLVMTNIFGFRATDPKDMKACPEPIGSRNNYWLKKVSAGAGLTLCAWGNHGSHLSRSEDVYPLLTNPHALKITGTGEPSHPLYLKKDLEPIPYIRD from the coding sequence ATGACCAGAACGCTTACACCTGCCGCGACCCCCATCCCGCCACTTCTGCAATCGACCGCCCGGTTTTCAGATTGCCGCAAGTACCGCTATACGCTGCACCGAATCTGGGAACCTGAGAAACCATACTGCATGTTTGTCGGCTTAAACCCCTCGACTGCGGATGAGATACAGAACGATCCGACGGTGCGCCGCTGCATCGGATATGCCATCGACTGGGGGTTTGGCGGGTTGGTGATGACGAACATTTTTGGTTTTCGCGCGACTGACCCCAAAGATATGAAAGCTTGCCCAGAGCCGATCGGATCGCGTAATAATTATTGGCTTAAAAAAGTGTCTGCTGGCGCAGGACTTACACTTTGCGCGTGGGGGAATCATGGGTCACATCTGTCACGATCTGAAGATGTTTATCCGTTGCTTACGAATCCGCATGCATTGAAAATTACAGGTACAGGCGAGCCTTCACATCCACTCTATCTGAAAAAAGATCTAGAACCCATCCCCTATATCCGCGACTAA